TGACACGCCGTTACAGGCTGTGGCGATCCACCGACTTAGGCTCGTGGAGTGTCGTCGCAGAGGGAATCGCCAATGGTTCAACCATCACCCATGCCCTTACGGGTGGCTCCCGTGAGTTTTTCAAACTCGAATTCATTCTTGAATGATAGGTTAGCAAGGACTGTGTCATCACCATTCCATCAACCATGTTGCATTACCTAACACGATTATGACTGCTGAAACCGATGAGGAGAAACCGTCAACCGATGACGAGCCCACCACGACTTCGGAGCAATCTAACAATGAAGGGTCTTTCGTCAAGTCCAAGCGGCTCAAGTCACTTGATGCCCTGCGCGGTTTTGACATGCTCTGGATTGTCGGTGGTCACACCCTTGCCGGAGCCATGGCCAAATTCACCGATTGGGAATGGGTCAAATGGTTTTCCGGTCAGCTGCACCATCCGGGTTGGAGTGGATTCACTTTGTATGATCTCATTTTCCCCCTCTTCCTCTTTCTAGCAGGTGTTGCCATGCCCTATTCGTTAGGTAGACAGGTCGAGCTTGGAAAATCAAAATGGCAGCTGCTTAGAAAAGTCGCTGTCCGGGCAGCCCTGCTCGTTTTCCTAGGTGCTGTTTATAACGGGCTGTTTGCATGGAAGCCGCTTGCGGATACCCGCCTGTGCAGTGTGCTGGGCTATATCGGCCTCGCTTATTTCTTTGCCGCCCTAATCTACCTGTTTAGCAACACCCGTCACCAGATCATCTGGTCGCTGGGTATCCTCTTTGGTTACTGGGCGGCCTTGATGTGGATTCCTGTGCCCGGTCACGGGGCAGGAGTATTGACACCGGAAGACTGTATCACCGGCTTTATTGATCGCTCGTTGCTGCCATGGAAATTCAATATTGCGGGGCAGCTCTACGATTCCCAGGGCTTGTTTGTCACCATTCCAGCGATCGTCACCGCATTGCTGGGAGCGCTCACAGGGCAATTTATCAGGCACACCAAACTGAACCCATTTGCCATTGGCGGAATTCTGATTGCCGCCGGAATCGTCTGCTACGGTCTTGCCAAACTCTGGGGCACGCAGCTGTTCATCAGCAAGGAACTCTGGAACCCGACCTTTGTGCTGCACTGCGCCGGATGGAGCCTGATGTTACTCGGTATATTCTACCTGATCATCGATGCCCTCGGCTTCTGGCGCTGGTCGTTTTTCCTGATCGTCATTGGTATGAACTCGATCACGATCTACCTCGCTGTGCGCATGGTCAACTTCCAACACACCTCCAATTTCCTATTTGGCGGTTTGATCAGCAAGTTTGGAAGCCCCAGCCTCCAGCCCGTCCTGGCTTCCATTGCCTACATTCTAACATGGTGGCTGGTGTTGCTGTTCATGTATCGTAAAAAAATCTTCCTCCGAGTATGAATCACGCTTTCAAAAAATATTTGACCATCAGTGCATCCTTTGTGCTCAAAACCCTCCTCGTTGCCGTCCTCATCCTCGGGCTGGGATGGTCGCTGATGCAGCTTGCCGTTTGGAAAAACAGCAAACCTGTGGTCGAAGCCAACGCGGATGGCACCATCACCCTGACCGCCGACGATGCAACGATTATGGGCAGCGGTGGTGCCAAAGCCAATCTCCACGCCGGCAGACGCAATATCGGCTGGTGGGATCACACCTCCCAATCACTCGAGTGGAGGGTGGATGTCAGGGAGGAGGGCAATTATCGCGTGATGCTCGATTACGCACTGCCCGCCCGTATGAAAACAGACTGCCGGCTCAAAGCCGGTGGCTCTTCGCTGGATTTCAGCACCGGCTCCACAGGCGGATGGGCCAAGTGGGACACGCTCGAAGCCGGAACCATCAAACTCAAGGCAGCCAAGGGGCAGCTCATTCAGCTTATCCCCACGCAAATTCATCAGCCTGCGGGAGTCATGAATTTTGCTGAACTCCGGCTGATCCCTACAGATGAATGAAGTGACAGGGGAACACTGACCGCTTCAGGGTGACTAGAGGTATGCCTTGAGATTTTCTGCAGGAATATCAAACCCACTAAGACAGCTTGTTTTTATGCATCCATTGGCTGGGTGATACCCTGGTATAGCGCTTGAAAACTGTTGCGAAATACTGCGATGAGCTAAAGCCTAACAGCATGGCCAAATCGGTTATGCCCGGAGCGTTCGGTCGCGACAATATCCGCTGGGCTTCGATAATCCGCCGATGCCTTATGTATTCCGCTGGTGGTAAGCCTGTCTCATCCTTGAATTTTGTATGGTAACGACTTGGCGACATACCGGCCGCTGCAGCCAGCTTGCCCGCGTCTAACTCGGTATTGGATAAATGGTTTTCGATATATTTCAAAGACTTCATAACCGCTTCGGATGTATGCTGGTCCGATCCAGCTCCTAACACATCATACAAGCTAAGCAACAGCAGCCCGCAGTGCATCCATAATTCGGTCAACACCATCGGGTCGGAACTTGGTAGGTCAGCTTGAAAGAGACGGGTTAGACGAACCCGGGCTTGTTTGGAAATAGGAAACCTTCTGGGGGATTGCGGGTCTACCGCCTTACTCCACCACCTGTCCGCAGCATCCTGCTTGAAACCGGGCAAACAAATTTTCCTGCCTATCGGGGCATCCACGACCAACCAGTAAAACTCCCCCCGCTGTTCAGGCAACCCAGCGCTGCTATAGACGGAACCCGGCAAAAAACGAATCCCCTGGCCGCCGCGCAGTATCAGGTCCTGGCCATCGACGCGATACCTCTGCAAACCGGAGATTAAAAAGCCAAACACTAAACGCTTACTGCTTTTCTGCTCAGGAATCGGAGGCATGGCATGATCGTAGTGATAGTGCCCCAAGGCGGAAACATCCCCGTCCAGGCAGGTACGCAAATCAATGATCGTCCGATAGCGGGTTGTTTTTAAATCCAGCCAATCCTCCTCAGCCATAGTGGTGACAAGTAGAGGGTGCACTGGATCAAGTCAACCAGGCATTCGGCAAGATGTTTGATATTTTACTGTGTAGAAAATCGAACGCTCAAACAGGGCCGGGCTGCTATACTTACGCGCATACAACCATGACCCATAACACCGACATCAAGACCGACCGCCGTTTCCTCGACACCTTTAACGGGCTCGCCGAGCGCTTTGAGGGTGAAATGGGAGAACAACTCCTCGCCGCAGCCCAACTCATGGCCGACGCCATTGAGCAGGACCGTTTGATCTATATCTTCGGTGGCGGTGGGCACACCTGCCTCGTCATGCAAGAGCTCTTCTGGCGTGCCGGGGGGCTTGCGAACCTCTGCCCGATGATCGACTTTGCCATCCACCCGGTGACCCCGGCCTATATGTATCTCTCCCACGAGCG
The sequence above is drawn from the Akkermansiaceae bacterium genome and encodes:
- a CDS encoding helix-turn-helix transcriptional regulator, whose protein sequence is MAEEDWLDLKTTRYRTIIDLRTCLDGDVSALGHYHYDHAMPPIPEQKSSKRLVFGFLISGLQRYRVDGQDLILRGGQGIRFLPGSVYSSAGLPEQRGEFYWLVVDAPIGRKICLPGFKQDAADRWWSKAVDPQSPRRFPISKQARVRLTRLFQADLPSSDPMVLTELWMHCGLLLLSLYDVLGAGSDQHTSEAVMKSLKYIENHLSNTELDAGKLAAAAGMSPSRYHTKFKDETGLPPAEYIRHRRIIEAQRILSRPNAPGITDLAMLLGFSSSQYFATVFKRYTRVSPSQWMHKNKLS
- a CDS encoding DUF5009 domain-containing protein, with protein sequence MTAETDEEKPSTDDEPTTTSEQSNNEGSFVKSKRLKSLDALRGFDMLWIVGGHTLAGAMAKFTDWEWVKWFSGQLHHPGWSGFTLYDLIFPLFLFLAGVAMPYSLGRQVELGKSKWQLLRKVAVRAALLVFLGAVYNGLFAWKPLADTRLCSVLGYIGLAYFFAALIYLFSNTRHQIIWSLGILFGYWAALMWIPVPGHGAGVLTPEDCITGFIDRSLLPWKFNIAGQLYDSQGLFVTIPAIVTALLGALTGQFIRHTKLNPFAIGGILIAAGIVCYGLAKLWGTQLFISKELWNPTFVLHCAGWSLMLLGIFYLIIDALGFWRWSFFLIVIGMNSITIYLAVRMVNFQHTSNFLFGGLISKFGSPSLQPVLASIAYILTWWLVLLFMYRKKIFLRV